ACGAAAAAAACGTCGGCGGATCTATCGACGCTCCGAATTTTGGGGATTCTGATTCGGACTTTGTGTTTCTCGATGGACAATTCATAAGGACGGAAACGATTACTCTCTCCGGTCGATATGAAGTACTCCCAAATTTGAACTTGCTGTTCTCGCTTTCCAATATTTCACAGAGCAAACTCGACAACCGTACTGAAATTCACGCAGGATTCGGATGGAATCTTTAGACGGCCATAGGCCGGCGACGCTAATCGTCGGAGTGTCGGGCGATTTACTGGAAGTGGCGCGCGAGTTGGGGCGGCAAGGCGAACGCATCGGGTTGCTTTCGCGGAACACGGGCCTCATTTACCGCTACCAAGAGCGGCTCCAGTCATGGGGTGTCGATTGTGAGGTCTTTGTGGCGGATGTCACCGAATCGCAAGGCGTGCTGAATGCCATGATGAAATTCAGTGCATGGTCTCCGCGTGTGGACAGATTAATTTACAATGTTGGTGTGTTGTCGACGGAGAGTGCGGCATCCGTAACAGAGGGCGAACTCGCGCGAGTGATGGGGGCGAATTTTTTCGGATTCGTGAATTGTTTTCAACTGGTCTTGCCGATGTTTCAAAGGCTAAAGCGCGGACATGCCATAGTCCTGTCAAGCGCTGCGGCCTTGGATGCCGAAGAACAGCCTGTAGCCTATGCGGCGAGCAAGGCTTCGCTTAAAATCTATTTAAATTCACTTCGCAAAGAAATCGCGGCACTCGACATTGCAATAAGTGAAGTATACCTTGGTAGAGTGGCAACTCAAGAAGGGCCACGCGAACTTACGTGTGAAGAAATCGTGGTGGGAGTTTGCGACGTTATCCAATCTCGGTCAGAGCGTCTGATGATCGGTGACGAAGGAGAAAACTCCACAAATTGAATCAGTGAGGTAGCAGTGTGAAATGGTCGATAGAGTACTGCGTGCAGTGAAACTATGGTCCACATGCGGCCAGTTTGGCTGAAAATATGAAAAAACAGGGACTTCCAGCCCCAGAGATGATCAAGTCTGGGGGCGGCGCATTTGAGATTCGCAAGGATGGTCTCCTCCTTTTTTCAAAATTTCGTGAGCACAGATTTCCAAACGACGATGAAATATTTGAATTACTTAGAGATAAGAGCTAACTTGTGAAAACATAGGTGTGAGAAATTGTGTCAGGAATGATTGACATTCCGTCACTCCAGCCATATATTGACAATGTAGTCGTGTATTGGACACGAACGTCTGCGTTTTAGAAAACGCCTCAGAATTTGTAGATCACCAGAGAACAGAAGGTTACGCGCATTTTAGGTCGGAAGATCTCCGCAACAAAATGGGACATTCTAACATGAGAATGAACTATTACAAGTGGCTTCTGCTTTGTATGGCCGTTGCATCAATTGCGACGGCTGGGGTGAGGTACGTCGGAATGGGGCCAGTGTCCGGAAAATGGGATGTTGGCGATTCCGTGATTGTTGCGGAAGGCGCATTTGTCCCTGAAGGAGAGGTTCTCGATGTTGAGCGCGACGTACATATCTACTTCGAAGGCATTGAGAAGTTCTCGGTAGAAGGCGTTCTGACAATTTTGGGTACGGTTGATGAGCCCGTGACTATTTCGTGTATGGAAGGCTGGCGCGGACTTCAGCTCAACGGGGAAACGGGTTGGCACACTCTGAATAATGTCAAGTTCTCATCGGTTTTGGGCTTGGCGCACCAATGCGTTGAAGTCCTAAACGGTGGTTTGGAGATGAACGGTTGCAGCCTTGAGGCCGCAGAAACTTGTATGCGCGCCACGGCTGCTGAGCTTCATGTACGAAGCAATTCGTTTCTGACACATCGACTGTATTCGAAAGCAGTAATTTTGAACAGGCTTTCTGGCGCCGCGTCCTCCGACTGCGAGTTTGCGCCCGGCAATATCTTTCGTGATAACTTTGTTCGCGCCATTGTTCCTCAGTTGAACCCGGGTGATCCCATAGATCCGTTTGCGGTGACCGCAGGACTTTGGATCGACGAAAGCACAAATATTTGTCTTTCACACAACGACATCACAGTGGTTTCGCCTTTGGTTGCTGTGGGTGTTCGATTCGGGAATTCTCCTGAATCCGGTGTACAGTTGTGGAAACTGGATTATACGATCGTCTACGTTGAGAGCATGTCGCACATGGTGATCGGCGTGCTGAATGAAGTGGACGGTGATTTGGATGTTTCGAAGATGACGATAACCGCGCTTGGTGCGCCGGGCTTCGGCTCGAGCTGTTTCTTTGCCGCGCGTACGTCGTACATTCAGATAAGTTCGACGACTTCGATCATGCGCAACGCTACCGACATCTTCTTTAACACAAGTGGCGCTGGTCGAATTGACGCAAACTATATCGTCAAGTGGACGGCCGACGGCGCGACAGTAGCTGGCGTAATGGGATCGCAGGAGAATGAAACGCAGTTGCTAAGTGACGTCGACGAATACGCGATCAACATTGGCGACTCTGTTTGGGAAGCGGATCCCGGTTTCGCGGCAGTTGGTGAACTGGGCCAGTGGGAGACTGCGGCAGAAATGGCGGCCTTCTATTCCTTGACCGCGGGATCTCCGTGTATCGATCACGGTGATCCGACTCGGGGACATGACCCTGACAACACACGTTTAGATATTGGCCGATTCTACTATCATCAGACCTCTTCGCCTGTAGGCGAGCGGCCCGAAGTTGCAGAGACAGTAATGTTGGCTGCCTATCCAAATCCGTTCAATCCGAGCACAACGCTGCGGTTCGAAGTCGCCAACCCGGGGATATTGCGGGTCGCGGTATGGGATGTCTTAGGGCAAGTCGTCTATCAGTCTGTAGTTCCCGTTTATTCGGCGGGTTTGCAAAATGTGCACTTTGAAGCCTCTGGTTTAGCTTCAGGGCTTTACATAGCCCGGGCCGAACTGGATGGACGCTTCCTCGGCACACAAAAGCTGATGCTTGTAAAATAAGCTGAATCAATATTTTGAAAGGGTCGTTAGAATTGCTAACGACCCTTTTTCTTTTTGTACAAGAATGTGCACGAAGTGTGCACATTCTCTTGACTTGCGCGCAAAATGTCAATACTTTCTTACATGAAGTGGCTAGTCGTTTTAATCCTAACCGGGATGATTGCAGGGTGTTCGTGGACTCCGGAACGATCAAATCCATTTGATCCGAACTCGAGTCTGTATGTCGCTCCGCCTATCCCGAACCGCCCGCCCGTCATCAGTGGATTGGCGATCAACACAAGTTGTGTGAACTTGCCCATCGAAGATCAGTGCGGTGTTACGGTCAAGGCCCGAATCTCGGACCCTGACAGTAATCTGAGAATCGGAGACATCAATGTCACGGTGAACGGCAGGTTTTTCGGCAGACTTGGATACTATCCGCAGGACACTCTCTGGGCTATGACTCTCGAGGAATCGGAACTGGATTCAGCTATTTCCAAATTCACAGGGAGTCTGGTTACGCTTAGCGTGTCCGACGATTCCGGTGCAACCGCGGAAGATACAATTCGTTTTCCGCGGCCCTTCAAGGAATATCCATCTATCACGTGGCCCCTGAGCAGCTTAGATTGCATTTGCCCGGACTACCGGACTTTGAAATGGGAACGATGGAATGGGTCGGGACAAGCGCGGGAACTTGAAATTCGATTTTACTACCAAAACCTGTTTTATGTGTCGCGCCTGACGATGAACGGGATCTCGCCTTCAGATACCACAACTCTTGTAGATCAAGATTTATTTCAGCCCGCGGACAGCAACGCGTTAGTTTTCTATGGTTGGCGCGTATTTGTTGTGGACGAGCTTGGCAATGCCGCAGGGTCAATATCCGGCGGGTTCCGGTCGGTGCAGCATTGCACGTCCGCCTGTGTTCCACCTCCGGGCTAAGGAAAAGAATTACTACCATGGAAGGTTCATCTGCTAGACTTCCGGGAACCTCCGGAATTGTAACCCAGCCCGCGCTCCCGCGAGAGCAGCTTCAGGCATTGTTCGATATTTCTCAAGTCCTCAATACGATTTGGGAAATCGACTCATTGCTTGAACGCATTATGGACATCGCGATTCAAACCGTGAATGCGGAGCGAGGTTTTCTTGTCCTTAAGGAAGAAGGCAACGGCAAAGACGACGGATCCGGATTGTCGGTCCGTACGGCTCGCAACATCGCACCCGAGACGGCGTTGTCCGTATCCGAAATCAGCCGTTCGATCGTCATGGACGCGATTGAGTCTCAGCAGGGTGTACTGACGATTGACGCACAAACCGATCCGCGCTTCGCCGGCGCGGAATCCGTCATCTTCAACCAAATTCGCGCCGTAATGGCCGTGCCTTTTCTCTTGCGAGGCAAGATTGTCGGAGCGATCTATTTGGACAGCCGCAAGCACCGCGAAGGTTTCACGGACGAGTTGCTTTCATTTGTAAAAGCCTTTTCGAATCTTTGTGCGATCGCGATTGAGAACGCGCGTTTGATGGGCAGCCTTCGCGACGAAAACTACCAGCTTCGCAGTGAAGTTCAGCGCACGTACCAATTCAAGGAAATTATCGGCAACAGCTCGAAGATGCAGGAGATTTTCGAACTGCTGAACAAGATTATTCATGCCGACATTTCTGTATTGTTGGAAGGCGAGTCGGGAACGGGAAAAGAACTGGTGGCCCGCGCGCTCCACTACAACGGCCCGCGCCGGGACAAGGCTTTTATCGCACAGTTCTGCGGCAACTTGTCCGAGACTCTGCTTGAAAGCGAGTTGTTCGGCCATAAGCGCGGCGCGTTCACCGGAGCGGTTTCGGACAAGAAGGGTCTTCTGGAAATCGCAGACGGCGGAACATTTTTCTTGGATGAAGTTTCCGATATTCCACTGTCGATTCAAGCCAAGCTGCTGCGCGTGCTGCAAGACGGAGAATTTCGCAGAGTAGGCGACACTGAAACCCGGCGTGTCAACGTGCGGGTGATCTCTGCCACGAACAAGCCACTTGCCAAAGAGGTTGAAAAGGGCTCATTCCGAGAAGACCTTTTCTATCGCCTCAATGTTATTACGATCAACATGCCTTCTTTGCGGGACCGTGACGGCGATTTGCCTCTGCTTGTCCGGCACTTCCTCACGAAGTATGCGACCAAGACTGGCACGGCGGAAAAGAAGATCACGTCAGACGCGATGCGTCTTTTGGCGGGCTATCATTGGCCGGGCAACGTGCGCGAACTTGAAAATGCGATTGAGCGCGCGATCGTGCTGGCGGGCGAACGGGATATTACCCCGGACGAGCTGATCATACCAAGAGTGCTGAAGACTCCCGGCGGATCGCGGTCGCTGCGCGAGCATGAGCGCGAATACGTTTTGCGCACACTTGAAGAAATGGGCGGCAACAAGACGAAAACGGCCTCGGCGCTCGGTGTGTCATTACGTTGGCTTCACTACAAGCTGGCAGAGTGGAAGGATGGCGGCAACTGAGACGTCTCGAATGCTGCGACCGGCTAACACTCCATGAGCAATGATCGTGTAAAACTTGTTCGAGAAATCTCGCGCAGCGGGATTGCCACGGTTTGGGAAGGCTGGGACAACAGTCTCGACCGGAAAGTGCTTGTGAAATCAATTCATCCGCAGTTCGCGCGCGATGCCGATCTGCGGATTCGTTTTGAAAGGGAAGCGCGGGCAATTGCGCGATTGTCGCACCCGAATGTCGTGCAGATCTACGACATTCAGTCCGGAGAAGACTCACTCTCTCTGTTGTTGGAGTATGTAGATGGAGAGACGCTTGGAAGTTTGTTGAAACGGCGCGGCGTGCTGCCGTACGGAGTTGCGCTTCGAGTTATGACCGACATTCTGTCGGGACTTGAAGAAGCGCACAAGAACGGGATCATTCACCGTGACCTGAAGCCGGACAACATCTTGATTGCGCAAACCGGCGCCGTGAAAATCACGGACTTCGGCCTTGCAAGCCTTCGCGACTTGCCTGCCGTGACGCAGGAAGGAATGGTGGTCGGAACTCCGACCTATATGTCGCCCGAACAGGCCTTGGGCGGCGAAACCGGACCGCAAACGGATTTGTTTACGTGCGGTGCGATGTTCTTTGAGATGCTGACGGGGAATCGCTTGATCAAAGGCGACAATCTGGGAGAAGCGTTCCAGAACGTGATGAAATACCGCACACCGGACTTGGGTGAGTGGAGCGATTTCATTCCGCCGCACGCGATCAAGGTCTTGGAGCAATTGATTGACCGCGATCCGTCGGCACGGCAGGAGTCAGCACATGCAACACGGGAAGCTCTGATTTCGGATCCCCCAGAGCCCGTGGCGGACTTGACGAGACTAACAGCTTTCCTTTCGGGGAACGAGCGCACCGAGCCCGCGATTCCTGTCGAGCACCGCAAGAAACCTCACCCGATGATTCTTTGGTTGGTCTTGTCGGCTGTCGTACTGGCAGTGGTTCTCATTGGACTGTTTAGCATGGCAAAGAAAGAACAGCCTCCAGTAACGAAGAGTGAGACCAAACAGCCCGTTGACACAGTGGTTACTCCGCCTGTTGAGATACCCGACACGACGCACATCAGAGATACTCTTTCCCGTACGGTTGACACATCTCAAGCGCCTCCAAAGCCCAAACCGCGCGACACGTTAGCTGTAACGCCGCCCATTGAAGAAAAGCCCGTTCCCACGGGGCCCTCATTCGTGACGATTACGAGCACACCATGGGCAAGAGTCTTTTTCAATGACTCGCTCTTGGGAACAACTCCGTTAGTTACTCCGATAAAACTCCCGTCCGGTATGGGAAGTTTTCTCTTTCTGAATGATCAAATAGGACTGCCCGTTACACGACAGGTACAGTTGCCTGCCGCAGATACAATTGAAATAAACGCTGATCTTCAGGAATCTGTTGGTCGACTTAGAGTCGCCTCAGTTCGACCGTGGGCGGATGTTTTTGTGGACGGGCAAATGAAATTCAGAACACCTTCCACACAAGTCGTCTACCTGCCGCTGGGCAGCCACACCCTCGAACTACGCCACCCCAATTACCCAACCTATCACAAAGAACTCATCTTCGAAAACGGGGATCCCGTCTACGAGGTGCACGTCGATCTCACCCAGCTTTAGTCCGCAAAACCTCTTTTTCTTGCAGGGTTTGCGCCAATCTCCAGAAATTCATATATTTATGTTTTCGCCAAATCGGGAACCATCGAGTTTCTGACGCGTATATTTTTCAAAACTGTTCATAGACAACCATTAAGCAACTGATTTGAAGGTCCATGATTGAGCTTCACGATCTGACGAAGTCATATGGCGGAGTCAAAGCCGTGGACGCGGTTTCGCTCAGTGTACCGAAGGGACAGATTCTCGGATTTCTGGGACCCAACGGTGCGGGCAAGACCACGACCATGAGGATGATTACGGGCTATATGCCTCCAACCTCCGGAACGATCACAGTAGATGGCCTGACGATGGAAAAGGATTCTCTCGCCATTCGCGAAAAGATCGGCTATTTGCCGGAACTTGCACCTGTGTATCAGGACATGAATGTCCTCGACTACCTCCATTATGTGTGCGCATTGCGAAAGATTCCCAAGGAACAGATTCACACCCGCATCAAAGAAGTTGTGGATCGCTGCGGACTGGGCGCGGTTCTCGGGAAAGACGTCGGTCAGCTTTCCAAGGGGTACAAGCAGCGCGTCGGCTTGGCTCAAGCGATTATCCACAATCCCGAGTATCTGATTTTGGACGAGCCGACTGCAGGACTTGACCCGAACCAGATCGTCGAGATCCGAGCATTGATCAAAGAGCTCGGGCGTGAGAAAACGGTAATCCTTTCCACGCACATTCTGTCCGAGGTACAGGCCACATGCTCTCGGGTGATTATCATCAGCGGCGGCAAGCTGGTCGCAGACAATACTCCTGAGGGCCTGCAAGCGGGCCTGCAAGGTCGAACTGTGCTGATGCTTACGCTTAAGGGGAACGGTGACGGTGCGATCTCAAAGCTGAAGTCTCTTCCCTCCGTCGAAGAAGCGCGAAATGTCCAAACCGGCAAGTCCGGCGAGAGCAAATTCCGTGTGGAGAGTGCGGCGAATTCTGATGTGCGGGAAGACGTATTCAAGCTCGCGGTGAGTGAAAACTGGATTGTGCTTGAGATGATTCCGGAGACCCAGAGTCTCGAAGAAGTGTTCCACAAGCTAACGGCGGCCTAATTATGCACAACATTATGGTTATTGCCCGCCGGGAATTCAAATCCTACTTCGATTCGCCGGTTGCGTACATCGTCTTGACGTTCTTTTTGATTATCACGGGCTACTTCTTCACGAGTAACTTGTTCCTGGCCAATCAGGCGGACCTCAGAACTCTTTGGGGAATCGTCCCGTTGTTGTTTGTGTTTTTTATTCCCGCGATTTCGATGAGGCTATTGGCCGACGAAAAGAAATCGGGCACGATTGAGTTGCTCTACACCTATCCAATTAAGGACTCAGAGATCGTCGTCGGCAAGTATCTTGCTGCCTTGGGCCTCTTGGGAGTTGTTTTGGTGTGCACGCTTTTCTACGCGTTCACGATTGCAAGTTTAGGAAACATCGATACGGGTCAAACGGTTGCCGGATATGTCGGACTGGTCTTAATGGCCGCCGCGTATCTGGCTATCGGAGTGTTTGCATCGTCGGTGACAGACAACCAGATTGTCGCTTTCATTCTGGCTCTGTTCATTTCGTTCTTCTTCTTCATCGCCGACAAGATATTGTTCTTCCTGCCCAGCGGCTTAGCGGGCGTGTTCGAGTATCTTGGCATTGAGTACCACTTCCAAAATGTGGCACGCGGAGTAATTGACACTCGAAATCTATTGTATTTTGCGTCAGTTATTTTCTTCGCGCTGCTTCTCGCAAGTCATGCGCTTTCGCGCCGGAGGGGGGACTAAATCATGAAGAAAACTTGGTCAGTATCTAATATCTCGACCCTTTTGGTGATTGCCGCGATAATCGTCGTGGTGAATTTGATCGGCTTAAGGCTATTTGCCCGCGCCGATCTGACCGAACAGAAGATCTATACGCTGAGTCAAGCCTCGCGCAACGTCGTCGGAAATCTCAACGACCGTCTGACGGTGAAGGCCTACTTCACCAAAGATCTCCCGCCGCCCTACAACGCCAATGCGCGCTATGTCCGCGACATTCTGGAAGACTACCGCACATACGGCAAGGGCAATTTCTATTTTGAGTTCGTTGACCCGGCGGACGAAGAACAGCTTGAGAAAGAAGCGCAATCATACCGCGTTCAGCCGGCACAGGTTAACGTGATGGAAAAAGACGCGCTCCAACTCAAGAAAGTGTACATGGGACTCGTGCTCATTTATGGTGACAAACACGAGACCATACCGCTGATCCAGTCGGTCAACAATTTCGAGTACGAAATGACGTCGACGATCAAACGCCTGGTAGCGGAGAAGTTGCCCAAGGTCGGTTTTCTGACGAACTACGGCATACCTGATTTGGGTCAGGACCTGCGCACGGTGACCAGTTCATTGTCGCGCTACTACGAAGTCGTGCCGATTGACACGAAGTCAGGAACGGAAATGATCCCTGAGGACGTGGATGTCCTGTGCATCGTTGCGCCCAAAGAACCGATTGACGATTGGACCAAATTTGTCGTGGATCAATTCGTCATGCGCGGGGGAAAGGTTGCGTGGTTCGTCAACAAAGTTCAGGGTGACGCATCCACCGGACAAGCCACTCAACTGCAGCTCGATATCGACGATTGGACTCGCCGCTACGGATTTACCGTTGCAAATAACCTCGTGCTTGACGCCAACGGCGCGATGATCAATATCCAGCGCCAGCAGGGTATGTTCATGATGACGAATCTTGTGCGCTACTCCTGCTTCCCGGAAGTTACCGATTTCAATCAAGACCAGCCGATTACCAAGGGTCTGAACAGCGGCACGCTGTTCTTCCCGAGCTCAATCGACACGGTGACGCCTTCCGAAGGTTCTGTGCAGATTACGCCGTTGATTCAGTCCTCGGAACTTACCAACGTTCAGGTCGGACAGTTCGACATAAATCCGGAAACGCGGAGAGATCGTTCACAATTTACGGGTGGAAAGAAACTGTTTGCGGCCGCACTTACGGGATCGTTTCCGTCGTATTTCAAGGGCAAAAGCGTTCCGATGCCTGCGGACTCGATGGCTTCCGCGCCTGCCGTGAATATCTTGACCGAGAGTCCCGACACTCGTATGGTAGTTGTTGGTGACGGCAATATGCTCGGCGGACAGTATATGCAGCAGGGCAGTCCCAATCTCGTTTTGTTCTTGAATATCGTGGATTGGCTGTCACAGGACACGGATCTTTTGGCCATTCGCTCGCGCGACGCCGCGGTCCGTCCGCTTGATCCCAACATCACGGATGAAACGAAACAGCGCGTTAAGATGGCTGACATGATTGTACCTCCCGCGCTGGTGCTGTTGCTTGGTCTTTACCGTTGGAACCGTCGCCGCAAAAAGAAGGAGGTAACACTGTGAACAAGACTTTAGTTTTGGCCGCCGTGCTCTTCGCTTTGATTGCGGTTTACTGGGCCATGACGTCTAAAGAACCGATTGCAAAGACGAATATTCCGTTGCTTGCCGCGGACAGCGCGTCCGTAACAGAATTGGAAATTATTACGGCGACGGATACGACCGATTTGAAAAAAGAAGGCGACGGATGGAAGCTCATGGGAGCCAAGGTCTATCCCGCCAACCCCGCGAACGTGGGACGTGCCTTGCAGAGGTTTTCACAGATGACCAAGAAAGCCATGGTTACCGACAAGCCGGAGCGCTATGGCGAATTTGACGTAGACAGCGATAAAGGTGTCCTCGTAAACATCACGACGAATGGCAAGCACGAGTCAGTATTTTTGGGCAAAGCGGGCCCGACCATGCAAACCAGCTATGCGCGTTTGGAAGGAAGTGACGAAGTTTGGGAAATCGGCGGAAATCATACGTCCGCGTTTCGCAGGCCCCCTGCTGACTGGCGCGACAAAACAATAACGGCACTTGCCATGGACAGCATAAGTCATGTGACCATCAGGCACGACGGCGAGACTCTTGACTTGCAGAAGCAGGACACGTTGTGGAAAGCGTCTGAAAATGGCGTTGAGTTCCCGGCAGTCAAGCAACAAGTCGAGAGAATCACGCGGATGTTGTCGCGCATCAATGCCGTCGAGTTTGCCGACTCACTCAGCGATGAGACGTTTACAAATCCCAAGGCAACGGTACATGCCGAGATGATGGACGGGTCCACGGTCGATCTGGCTTTTGTCCCCCGAGACGACAAGCAGTATTATGTTCGCAAGAAAGGCGCGCTTTCGGATTTCGTGCTATACAATAGTACGGTCGAAGTGTTCTTCAAAAAGAAAGATGAATTGCTTGACAAAGAAAAGCCCGCGGGATAGGGGCACCGTTCGAAACACACATGTTTGCGAAGCCTCCGGTTTGGCCGGAGGCTTCGTCATGTCATAACGACTGTTTGAATGAACTCACTTAGACATCTCATACCCTACTTAAGGCCCTACCGGACACGGATTGTTTGGGGATGCATCGCCGCCGTTTTTTCCACGGCGCTTTATGCTCTTGCACCGTGGGTAATGAAACTTGCGATTGACGATTTGCGAAGTGGAATTACGTCCGCAAAACTTGCCGAATACGCGGGAATCATCATTGGCCTGTCACTGGTCGGCGGGATTTTTCGATATTATATGCGAATGCTGCTTATCGGAATGTCGCGATACGTCGAACAAGATTTGCGAGCGACCGTGTTCAGTCATTTGCAAACGCAAACGACGCAGTATTTCACGAAACACCGCACCGGCGATCTCATGGCGCGGATGACAAACGATTTGGACAGCGTGCGTAACGTCCTCGGCCCCGGATTCATGTATCCGATTGACACGAGTTTAACGGCGATCTTTTCTCTGATACTGATGATCTGGATATCGCCTAAGCTGACATTGTTGACTCTCGTGATCACACCTCTGGTAAGCTACTCAGTCTATAAACTGGGCAAACTCACGCACAAGCTGCAAACAGATATTCAGGAACAGTATTCGAAACTCTCGGATCAAGCGCAGGAGAATCTTTCCGGTGCGCGCGTCGTACGCGCGTACTCGCAGGAAGAACAAGAGCGCGGGAAGTTCGACGTTCTTAATCAGGAATTCGTCAAACGAAACATCGCGATGACGAAAGTACAGGCGCTGTTTTTCCCGTTGATGGGATTCTTCTTTGAAGTCGGAACCGCGTTGATACTTTTGATCGGCGGTTACGGAATCATACAGAACGAACTTTCACTTGGGGATTTTGTGGCATTCGTCGGATATCTTGGTATGCTTGCGTGGCCGATGATCGCGGTAGGTTGGGTGGCGAATCTACTGCAGCGCGGCGCCGCTTCGATGAAACGAATTCAAGAGTTACTTGACGCGGAACCGGATATTGCCTCACCCCCGAGCGGTGATATTGCGTCGGAAAGGATCGGAGAAATAAAATTCGAAGACGTTTCCTTCGCCTACGGTGAACGCGAGCCGATGTTGAAAAATATCACCCTGACAATCGCGCCGGGTCAGACGGTGGCGTTCGTCGGCGCAACGGGTTGCGGAAAAACGACTCTAATCAACTTGATCCCTCGCATGCTCGATCCAACGCGGGGAAAAGTCTTCGTCGACGGAATTCCGACTACAGAGTGGGATATCGACGAGCTGCGCCTGCGGGTCGCGATGGTCCCGCAGGACGCGTTCTTGTTTTCCGAAACGATTTTCAACAACTTGATCTTTGGCAAACCGGAGGCCAGCCGCGACGAGGCAATGGCATCTGCTCGTGTGTCCAGAATCGACAAGGACGTTGAGAACTTTGCCGACTCGTATGAGACTTTGGTAGGCGAGCGCGGCGTAACATTGTCCGGCGGCCAAAAAGGACGGCTTGCTTTGGCGCGCGCGTTAGTGCGGGACCCTCTTATCTTGATT
This region of Calditrichota bacterium genomic DNA includes:
- a CDS encoding SDR family oxidoreductase, which produces MESLDGHRPATLIVGVSGDLLEVARELGRQGERIGLLSRNTGLIYRYQERLQSWGVDCEVFVADVTESQGVLNAMMKFSAWSPRVDRLIYNVGVLSTESAASVTEGELARVMGANFFGFVNCFQLVLPMFQRLKRGHAIVLSSAAALDAEEQPVAYAASKASLKIYLNSLRKEIAALDIAISEVYLGRVATQEGPRELTCEEIVVGVCDVIQSRSERLMIGDEGENSTN
- a CDS encoding T9SS type A sorting domain-containing protein, coding for MGHSNMRMNYYKWLLLCMAVASIATAGVRYVGMGPVSGKWDVGDSVIVAEGAFVPEGEVLDVERDVHIYFEGIEKFSVEGVLTILGTVDEPVTISCMEGWRGLQLNGETGWHTLNNVKFSSVLGLAHQCVEVLNGGLEMNGCSLEAAETCMRATAAELHVRSNSFLTHRLYSKAVILNRLSGAASSDCEFAPGNIFRDNFVRAIVPQLNPGDPIDPFAVTAGLWIDESTNICLSHNDITVVSPLVAVGVRFGNSPESGVQLWKLDYTIVYVESMSHMVIGVLNEVDGDLDVSKMTITALGAPGFGSSCFFAARTSYIQISSTTSIMRNATDIFFNTSGAGRIDANYIVKWTADGATVAGVMGSQENETQLLSDVDEYAINIGDSVWEADPGFAAVGELGQWETAAEMAAFYSLTAGSPCIDHGDPTRGHDPDNTRLDIGRFYYHQTSSPVGERPEVAETVMLAAYPNPFNPSTTLRFEVANPGILRVAVWDVLGQVVYQSVVPVYSAGLQNVHFEASGLASGLYIARAELDGRFLGTQKLMLVK
- a CDS encoding sigma 54-interacting transcriptional regulator encodes the protein MEGSSARLPGTSGIVTQPALPREQLQALFDISQVLNTIWEIDSLLERIMDIAIQTVNAERGFLVLKEEGNGKDDGSGLSVRTARNIAPETALSVSEISRSIVMDAIESQQGVLTIDAQTDPRFAGAESVIFNQIRAVMAVPFLLRGKIVGAIYLDSRKHREGFTDELLSFVKAFSNLCAIAIENARLMGSLRDENYQLRSEVQRTYQFKEIIGNSSKMQEIFELLNKIIHADISVLLEGESGTGKELVARALHYNGPRRDKAFIAQFCGNLSETLLESELFGHKRGAFTGAVSDKKGLLEIADGGTFFLDEVSDIPLSIQAKLLRVLQDGEFRRVGDTETRRVNVRVISATNKPLAKEVEKGSFREDLFYRLNVITINMPSLRDRDGDLPLLVRHFLTKYATKTGTAEKKITSDAMRLLAGYHWPGNVRELENAIERAIVLAGERDITPDELIIPRVLKTPGGSRSLREHEREYVLRTLEEMGGNKTKTASALGVSLRWLHYKLAEWKDGGN
- a CDS encoding serine/threonine protein kinase, with amino-acid sequence MSNDRVKLVREISRSGIATVWEGWDNSLDRKVLVKSIHPQFARDADLRIRFEREARAIARLSHPNVVQIYDIQSGEDSLSLLLEYVDGETLGSLLKRRGVLPYGVALRVMTDILSGLEEAHKNGIIHRDLKPDNILIAQTGAVKITDFGLASLRDLPAVTQEGMVVGTPTYMSPEQALGGETGPQTDLFTCGAMFFEMLTGNRLIKGDNLGEAFQNVMKYRTPDLGEWSDFIPPHAIKVLEQLIDRDPSARQESAHATREALISDPPEPVADLTRLTAFLSGNERTEPAIPVEHRKKPHPMILWLVLSAVVLAVVLIGLFSMAKKEQPPVTKSETKQPVDTVVTPPVEIPDTTHIRDTLSRTVDTSQAPPKPKPRDTLAVTPPIEEKPVPTGPSFVTITSTPWARVFFNDSLLGTTPLVTPIKLPSGMGSFLFLNDQIGLPVTRQVQLPAADTIEINADLQESVGRLRVASVRPWADVFVDGQMKFRTPSTQVVYLPLGSHTLELRHPNYPTYHKELIFENGDPVYEVHVDLTQL
- a CDS encoding ATP-binding cassette domain-containing protein, producing MIELHDLTKSYGGVKAVDAVSLSVPKGQILGFLGPNGAGKTTTMRMITGYMPPTSGTITVDGLTMEKDSLAIREKIGYLPELAPVYQDMNVLDYLHYVCALRKIPKEQIHTRIKEVVDRCGLGAVLGKDVGQLSKGYKQRVGLAQAIIHNPEYLILDEPTAGLDPNQIVEIRALIKELGREKTVILSTHILSEVQATCSRVIIISGGKLVADNTPEGLQAGLQGRTVLMLTLKGNGDGAISKLKSLPSVEEARNVQTGKSGESKFRVESAANSDVREDVFKLAVSENWIVLEMIPETQSLEEVFHKLTAA
- a CDS encoding ABC transporter permease subunit, with the translated sequence MHNIMVIARREFKSYFDSPVAYIVLTFFLIITGYFFTSNLFLANQADLRTLWGIVPLLFVFFIPAISMRLLADEKKSGTIELLYTYPIKDSEIVVGKYLAALGLLGVVLVCTLFYAFTIASLGNIDTGQTVAGYVGLVLMAAAYLAIGVFASSVTDNQIVAFILALFISFFFFIADKILFFLPSGLAGVFEYLGIEYHFQNVARGVIDTRNLLYFASVIFFALLLASHALSRRRGD